In the genome of Gemmatimonas sp., one region contains:
- a CDS encoding trypsin-like serine protease, translated as MSSASHRTTMRRAYNTITSAYGRWICYVFDEPAKALPLEGAAGSGDSGGPMLMQAGDPWVLAGLTSWVDAQSTVRTPGRYGQVSCNVRLSHYQAWIMSVVTAER; from the coding sequence ATGAGTTCAGCCTCACACCGCACCACGATGCGCCGCGCGTACAACACGATCACCAGCGCCTATGGGCGTTGGATTTGCTACGTGTTCGACGAGCCGGCCAAGGCACTGCCACTCGAAGGCGCGGCCGGTAGCGGCGACAGCGGCGGTCCGATGCTCATGCAGGCCGGAGACCCGTGGGTGCTGGCCGGGTTGACGTCCTGGGTCGATGCGCAGAGCACCGTGAGGACGCCGGGTCGGTACGGGCAGGTGTCCTGCAACGTGCGGCTGAGTCACTACCAGGCGTGGATCATGAGCGTGGTCACTGCGGAGCGCTGA
- a CDS encoding transcriptional regulator: MSGLQLDPVIHAPVRLQICAILSAVSEAEFSLVRGETGVSDSVLSKHVKQLEDAGYLTVRKATLASRQRTWLSLTKVGTRAVAEHFRALQRLAASIPELRK, translated from the coding sequence GTGAGTGGCTTGCAGCTCGATCCCGTCATTCACGCCCCCGTGCGTCTCCAGATCTGCGCGATACTGTCGGCGGTGAGCGAGGCGGAATTCTCGCTGGTTCGAGGCGAAACGGGGGTCAGCGACTCGGTGCTGTCGAAGCACGTCAAGCAACTCGAAGACGCCGGCTATCTCACCGTCCGCAAGGCCACGCTCGCCTCACGCCAGCGGACGTGGCTTTCTCTCACCAAGGTGGGGACGCGCGCCGTCGCCGAGCATTTCCGCGCGCTACAACGTCTGGCGGCGTCGATTCCAGAGCTGCGTAAGTAG
- a CDS encoding nuclear transport factor 2 family protein: MNELELDLMTSVLSGPADPEMVMLEARLRRAQLDADVPTLDALIADALLFTGPDGQLGTKQQDLSAHAAGVVRFRRHEPEELQVRRVGDDVAVIALRAGLTVDVGGAPVSGTFRYTRVWAREPDGVWRVVGGHVSMLPLVVG, from the coding sequence ATGAATGAGCTTGAACTCGACCTGATGACCTCGGTCCTTTCGGGGCCCGCCGACCCCGAGATGGTCATGCTCGAAGCGCGCTTGCGCCGTGCGCAGCTCGACGCCGATGTGCCCACACTCGACGCCCTCATTGCCGATGCGCTGTTGTTCACGGGTCCCGACGGGCAGCTAGGTACCAAGCAGCAGGATCTCAGCGCGCATGCCGCAGGCGTCGTACGGTTCCGCCGACACGAGCCGGAGGAGCTGCAGGTGCGACGCGTCGGGGATGACGTGGCCGTGATTGCGTTGCGCGCCGGCCTCACCGTGGACGTAGGCGGTGCCCCCGTGAGTGGAACCTTCCGATACACGCGCGTTTGGGCGCGTGAGCCCGACGGCGTGTGGCGGGTGGTGGGCGGCCATGTGAGCATGTTGCCGCTGGTGGTTGGGTAA
- a CDS encoding ABC transporter permease, whose product MSSLNFFQNLRVGADALRANPLRTVLSTLGMIIGVGSLVAVLSVGDGLEDTMRAQLDQTTSVMYFTVDPVTAEEVDGQSFPLDRYPVFVAADVREAARMPGVEGLSAQLTARGEVTDSAGRVRRMAMIVGVTEGWSAIGGVTLAAGRAFTARDVNDTTGRLVVLSGGLARRLIVAESLSGVAELLGRTLRLQSTVFTIIGVSADTSANDMAWVPLPAATAAMPPTARPRVVSLLGKLRTVEQADSVRIAITRWATTRFGAGTVSFKSNEGRLQQAQQGILLFKLFMGAITGISLLVGGIGIMNVLLAAVTERTREIGIRKAVGARSRDVRSQFLAESIVISGFGSAVGVVLGLGAAFSITALMRAQLPGMQIAASVSMSTVAVAVLSAVLVGLVFGMYPAVRAARLNPIEAIRHE is encoded by the coding sequence ATGTCCTCTCTCAATTTCTTTCAGAACTTGCGGGTCGGCGCGGACGCATTACGCGCCAACCCCCTGCGTACCGTGCTCTCTACGCTCGGGATGATCATCGGCGTGGGCTCGCTCGTGGCCGTGCTCTCGGTCGGTGATGGCCTTGAAGACACCATGCGCGCACAGCTCGACCAGACGACATCCGTTATGTACTTCACCGTAGACCCGGTCACTGCGGAGGAAGTGGACGGCCAGAGCTTTCCGCTCGACCGCTACCCCGTGTTTGTCGCCGCCGATGTCCGGGAGGCGGCGCGCATGCCAGGGGTCGAGGGGCTCAGCGCGCAGCTGACGGCGCGTGGTGAGGTCACTGATTCGGCAGGGCGAGTGCGGCGCATGGCCATGATCGTCGGCGTCACCGAGGGGTGGAGTGCGATCGGCGGCGTGACGCTCGCCGCTGGACGCGCGTTCACCGCACGCGATGTGAACGACACGACGGGGCGATTAGTTGTCCTGTCGGGCGGGCTGGCCCGTCGACTTATCGTTGCCGAATCCCTGAGCGGCGTGGCCGAACTTTTGGGGCGCACGCTGCGGCTTCAGTCCACCGTCTTCACGATCATCGGCGTGAGCGCCGACACCAGCGCCAACGACATGGCGTGGGTGCCGCTTCCCGCAGCGACGGCTGCCATGCCCCCCACGGCGCGTCCGCGGGTGGTGTCGTTGCTCGGCAAGCTCCGCACCGTGGAGCAGGCAGACAGCGTACGGATCGCGATCACGCGCTGGGCCACGACTCGATTCGGCGCGGGCACAGTGAGCTTCAAGAGCAACGAGGGCCGGCTGCAGCAGGCGCAACAGGGGATCCTGCTCTTCAAGCTGTTTATGGGCGCGATCACCGGTATCTCGCTGCTCGTAGGCGGAATCGGCATCATGAACGTGCTGCTCGCCGCGGTCACCGAGCGTACGCGGGAGATCGGGATACGCAAAGCGGTTGGGGCGCGCTCGCGTGACGTTCGCTCGCAGTTTCTCGCCGAGTCTATCGTCATCTCGGGATTCGGCAGCGCGGTGGGCGTCGTCCTTGGGCTGGGCGCGGCCTTCTCGATCACCGCGCTCATGCGCGCGCAATTACCCGGTATGCAGATCGCTGCAAGTGTGTCGATGAGTACGGTGGCCGTGGCCGTACTGAGCGCGGTGCTCGTGGGGCTCGTCTTCGGCATGTATCCCGCGGTTCGCGCGGCCCGCCTCAATCCGATCGAAGCGATCCGGCACGAGTAG
- a CDS encoding DJ-1/PfpI family protein, with translation MSVRFIVMCTALSLLALSRPAHAQPVRAAAVVLVVSSAGRDSGRTRPGFEMDELTQAYHIFATNGFAVTIASPAGGAVQADKYDAGLAYNAAFLADTTAIRKLTNTTRTAAVRAGDFDAIFVVGGKGAMFDLSLDAALARLAGEIYDRGGVVSAVCHGPAGLVRARTKTGTALLAGRMVTGFSNEEEQVFGKKWVSQFPFMLETEIRSLGAEWQEAALMLPHVAIDGRIVTGQNPYATAATAEAVVRTLGRPLAARTPWADERTVNFAYAALRRDPHTPRRELATIHAELKIDLIGLIGYYQLQTATDTSAVRSALTLMELAAPYMPQPQMTLGMADAYRRLGRMDDARALAKDVVRLHPTMREARELLTTLERATPPQ, from the coding sequence ATGTCCGTCCGTTTCATCGTCATGTGCACCGCGCTCTCGCTCCTCGCGCTGTCGCGCCCAGCGCACGCGCAACCCGTACGCGCCGCCGCCGTAGTGCTGGTGGTCAGCAGCGCCGGTCGCGACAGCGGTCGCACCCGTCCAGGCTTTGAAATGGACGAGCTCACGCAGGCGTATCACATTTTCGCGACCAACGGGTTCGCCGTGACCATTGCCAGCCCCGCCGGCGGTGCCGTGCAAGCGGACAAGTATGATGCAGGCTTGGCATACAATGCCGCCTTTCTCGCTGATACGACCGCCATACGCAAGCTCACGAATACCACCCGTACCGCTGCCGTCCGCGCAGGTGATTTCGACGCAATTTTCGTGGTGGGCGGCAAAGGCGCGATGTTCGACCTCTCCCTCGACGCGGCGCTGGCCCGCCTGGCCGGCGAGATCTATGATCGCGGTGGCGTCGTGAGCGCCGTCTGTCACGGGCCGGCAGGACTGGTGCGTGCGCGCACCAAGACCGGAACGGCATTGCTGGCGGGGCGCATGGTCACGGGCTTCTCGAACGAAGAAGAGCAGGTCTTCGGCAAGAAGTGGGTGTCGCAGTTCCCGTTCATGCTGGAAACTGAGATCCGCTCGCTCGGCGCCGAATGGCAGGAGGCTGCGCTCATGCTTCCGCACGTGGCCATCGACGGCCGGATTGTCACCGGCCAGAATCCCTATGCCACGGCAGCCACCGCCGAGGCGGTGGTACGCACGCTGGGTCGACCGCTCGCCGCGCGCACGCCGTGGGCCGATGAACGTACCGTCAATTTTGCATACGCCGCGTTACGCCGCGACCCGCATACGCCGCGTCGTGAACTCGCCACGATTCACGCGGAGCTCAAGATCGACTTGATCGGACTCATCGGCTACTACCAGCTGCAGACGGCAACGGATACGAGCGCCGTACGGTCGGCGCTCACCCTCATGGAACTGGCCGCGCCGTACATGCCGCAGCCACAGATGACACTCGGCATGGCTGATGCCTACCGTCGACTGGGACGGATGGACGATGCCCGTGCGCTCGCGAAGGACGTGGTGCGGTTGCACCCGACCATGCGGGAAGCACGTGAACTGCTCACGACGCTCGAACGAGCCACGCCACCGCAATGA
- a CDS encoding response regulator transcription factor: MNTRAMHVLVIEDNAALRESVGLLLRAHGHRVDLAAEGRAGLQMALAEPPDVLVLDVMLPGLGGLRLCARLRAECDRHVPVLMLTARDTLADKLEGFRVGADDYLTKPFANEELLARCVALSSRHSAGLDHVLRIGSLMIDRRSGIVRRNGQILALRQLSHRILLMLAEAWPRAVTRSELTRRLWGEDSPVSDPLRTHLYLLRQALDRPFDTPMLVTIHDMGYRLQADT, from the coding sequence ATGAATACCCGTGCCATGCATGTGCTGGTGATCGAGGACAATGCGGCCTTGCGCGAAAGCGTGGGGCTGCTGCTTCGGGCACATGGCCATCGCGTGGACCTCGCGGCCGAAGGACGGGCGGGACTGCAGATGGCACTCGCCGAGCCACCGGACGTGCTGGTCCTCGACGTCATGCTCCCCGGTTTAGGTGGTTTGCGTCTCTGCGCGCGCCTGCGCGCGGAGTGCGACCGTCACGTACCAGTGCTCATGCTCACGGCGCGCGATACACTGGCCGATAAACTCGAGGGCTTTCGCGTCGGTGCCGATGACTATCTCACCAAGCCGTTTGCCAACGAGGAACTGCTCGCGCGATGTGTGGCGCTGTCCTCGCGACATAGTGCCGGCCTGGATCATGTGCTGCGAATAGGATCGCTGATGATCGATCGTCGATCGGGCATCGTACGGCGTAACGGACAGATTCTCGCGCTGCGGCAGTTGTCGCACCGCATTCTGCTGATGCTCGCGGAAGCATGGCCGCGTGCCGTGACGCGCAGTGAGCTCACACGACGTCTCTGGGGCGAGGATTCCCCGGTGTCGGATCCGCTGCGTACGCATCTATACCTTCTACGTCAGGCGCTCGATAGGCCGTTCGACACACCCATGCTGGTGACCATTCACGACATGGGGTATCGGCTGCAGGCGGATACGTGA
- a CDS encoding HAMP domain-containing sensor histidine kinase, with the protein MVRAGSDERRASTLRTRIVRAFAAFAVVVAIFFGVSTAVFLYTVEDEFFNAMLGEEAALLESQRASGADWGVPRTSWMSVHTSTESLPADLRSQLRAEPTRTEFVGENGRHYHVRPLRGRAGATAAREGARALIAPAWLVAEVSRRLIVRPMRSALIEKWLIVECFILVLAVLIALRMARRVAQPLASLAEGVQDFDPSLPTGTAVMVNADAEVLVVAKALDEMRARVQALVARERTFTRDVSHELRTPLAVIRSTAAQALRDDGMRSDSRRLLTMALNAAEQMERTVTSLLTLARDDLLVGPAMPTRILPTLEQVVVEQSLVISGRDISLDLRVPAQAALHVSETVLHMLLSNLLGNAFAHTASGNIRMTFVDGILRISNPVDDDHNERVVPKLDTLAVPGVRRDHSPGYGFGLDIVARLCARAGLALHWQRREGVFDVWVYEHTHRSRSRA; encoded by the coding sequence ATGGTGAGAGCCGGGTCGGACGAGCGGCGGGCCTCCACGCTGCGCACGCGGATCGTGCGTGCGTTCGCGGCGTTTGCCGTGGTTGTTGCCATTTTCTTCGGCGTGTCGACGGCGGTGTTCCTGTACACCGTCGAGGATGAGTTCTTCAACGCGATGCTCGGCGAAGAAGCCGCGCTCCTTGAATCGCAGAGGGCTTCCGGCGCCGACTGGGGTGTGCCGAGAACCTCGTGGATGTCGGTCCACACATCAACGGAGAGCCTGCCAGCGGATCTCCGGTCGCAGCTCCGCGCGGAACCCACTCGAACGGAGTTCGTTGGCGAGAACGGGCGCCACTATCATGTGCGGCCGCTGCGAGGCCGTGCCGGAGCAACGGCGGCTCGTGAGGGCGCGCGTGCGCTGATCGCACCCGCATGGCTCGTGGCCGAAGTGAGCAGGCGCTTGATCGTACGCCCCATGCGCAGCGCGCTGATCGAGAAGTGGCTGATCGTCGAGTGCTTCATCCTCGTGCTGGCGGTGTTGATCGCGTTGCGCATGGCACGACGTGTGGCACAGCCGTTGGCATCGCTGGCGGAAGGCGTTCAGGATTTCGATCCGTCCCTCCCGACAGGAACCGCCGTGATGGTAAATGCCGATGCCGAAGTTCTGGTGGTTGCGAAAGCACTCGACGAGATGCGGGCGCGAGTACAGGCGCTGGTCGCACGCGAGCGGACGTTCACCCGCGATGTGAGTCATGAACTGCGCACACCGCTCGCGGTCATTCGTTCGACGGCCGCACAAGCACTACGCGATGACGGCATGCGGAGCGACTCGCGCCGGTTGCTCACGATGGCGCTGAATGCTGCCGAACAGATGGAGCGCACGGTCACGAGCCTCCTGACGCTCGCGCGCGACGATCTGCTGGTCGGGCCCGCGATGCCAACGCGAATCCTCCCCACGCTCGAGCAGGTGGTGGTGGAGCAGTCCCTCGTGATCTCCGGGCGCGACATTTCGCTTGACTTACGTGTCCCCGCACAGGCCGCGCTCCACGTCTCCGAGACGGTGTTGCACATGCTGCTCTCCAACCTGCTGGGGAACGCCTTTGCGCATACGGCATCTGGCAACATACGCATGACGTTCGTCGACGGAATTTTGCGGATAAGCAATCCAGTGGACGATGACCACAACGAGCGAGTGGTGCCCAAGCTGGACACGCTTGCCGTGCCAGGGGTGCGCCGCGACCACAGCCCTGGCTACGGATTCGGTCTGGATATCGTGGCGCGACTCTGCGCACGGGCCGGCCTGGCGCTCCACTGGCAGCGGCGTGAAGGCGTGTTCGATGTGTGGGTTTACGAGCACACACATCGTTCGAGGAGCCGCGCGTGA
- a CDS encoding TetR/AcrR family transcriptional regulator has translation MPSPRRAPLSRDRILRAAIALADRHGLEALSMRKLATKLKVEAMSLYNHVANKDELLDGMVDAVIGEIARPIRGGDWKAAMRARATSALAVMTAHPWAPMLVMSRISVGPNMLGYIDATLATLREAGLSWFETDRAWNAMDNYIYGFAMQQQNFPVNPDEYASAAAAYLPMLPADVYPYMHELSALVADGSHDGTLDFAFGLELILDGLERLRHTRA, from the coding sequence ATGCCCTCCCCTCGACGCGCGCCACTGAGTCGCGACCGCATTTTGCGCGCTGCCATCGCGCTCGCAGACCGGCACGGTCTCGAGGCGCTCTCCATGCGCAAACTCGCCACGAAGCTCAAGGTCGAAGCGATGTCGCTGTACAATCACGTCGCGAACAAGGACGAACTGCTCGATGGCATGGTCGATGCCGTGATTGGGGAAATCGCGCGGCCGATCCGTGGCGGCGACTGGAAAGCCGCCATGCGTGCGCGTGCCACCTCGGCGCTGGCGGTGATGACGGCCCATCCGTGGGCGCCAATGCTCGTCATGTCACGCATCAGCGTCGGTCCCAACATGCTCGGCTACATCGACGCCACGCTCGCCACGCTGCGCGAGGCGGGATTGTCCTGGTTCGAGACGGATCGCGCGTGGAATGCCATGGACAACTACATCTATGGGTTCGCGATGCAACAGCAGAACTTTCCCGTGAACCCTGACGAATACGCATCGGCGGCGGCGGCCTACTTGCCCATGTTGCCCGCCGATGTGTACCCCTACATGCACGAACTTTCGGCGCTTGTAGCAGATGGTTCGCACGACGGGACACTCGATTTTGCGTTTGGGCTGGAACTGATTCTCGATGGATTGGAGCGGCTGCGGCATACACGCGCATAG